One stretch of Euphorbia lathyris chromosome 7, ddEupLath1.1, whole genome shotgun sequence DNA includes these proteins:
- the LOC136236106 gene encoding V-type proton ATPase subunit a2-like, whose protein sequence is MADQRRYSKMDLLRSEPMQLTQLIIPIESARHTILYLGDLGLFQFKDLNAEKSPFQRTYASQIKRCAEMARKLRFFKDYMTKSGLSTSTRSATSNDIDLDNLEVKLGELEAELLEMNSNNEKLERTYNELVEYKLVLQKAGELFYSVQRSAAVQQTELEIHSTGEGSIDSPLLLEQEMVIDPSKQVKLGYVSGLVPREKAVAFERILFRATRGNVFLKQSVVESSVVDPVSRDKVEKNVFVVFYSGERAKSKIVKICEAFGANRYPFTEDISKQYQMMTEVSGKLTELRTTIDIGLAHRSNVLQTIGFQFEQWNLLVKKEKSIYHTLNMLSIDVTKKCLVAEGWCPVFATDQIQSALQQAAIESNSSIGSIFQVLQTKESPPTYFRTNKFTSAFQEIVDAYGIAKYQEANPGVYTIVTFPFLFAVMFGDWGHGICLLLATLFLILREKKLSSQKLGDIMEMTFGGRYVIMMMAIFSIYTGLIYNEFFSVPFELFGPSAYACRDPSCRDAYTAGLVKVRATYPFGVDPKWHGSRSELPYLNSLKMKMSILLGVAQMNLGIMMSYFNAKFFGNNLNIWYQFVPQMIFLNSLFGYLSLLIIVKWCTGSQADLYHVMIYMFLSPTDDLDDNQLFEGQKLLQITLLLLALVAVPWMLFPKPFLLKKQHEERHRGQSYAPLGSTEDTFEMDSHSDSSKHEEFEFSEVFVHQMIHTIEFVLGAVSNTASYLRLWALSLAHSELSSVFYDKVLLLAWGFNNIIIHIIGVIVFVFATVGVLLVMETLSAFLHALRLHWVEFQNKFYEGDGYRFEPYTFGLLGSEDE, encoded by the exons ATGGCGGATCAACGGCGTTATTCGAAGATGGATCTGCTGCGTTCCGAGCCGATGCAATTGACTCAACTTATCATACCTATTGAATCAGCTCGTCACACAATTTTGTATCTCGGTGACCTTGGTCTCTTCCAATTCAAAGAT CTCAATGCCGAAAAGAGCCCATTTCAAAGAACATATGCTTCTCAG ATTAAAAGATGTGCAGAAATGGCTCGCAAGCTACGATTTTTTAAGGATTACATGACGAAGTCTGGCTTGTCGACATCAACGAGGTCTGCAACAAGTAATGATATTGATTTGGACAATTTGGAG GTTAAACTTGGTGAACTTGAAGCTGAGTTGCTAGAGATGAATTCAAATAATGAAAAGTTAGAGCGCACATACAATGAACTAGTTGAATATAAGCTTGTGCTGCAGAAG GCTGGAGAACTTTTCTATTCTGTGCAAAGAAGTGCTGCAGTTCAGCAAACAGAACTTGAAATACATAGCACCGGTGAAGGATCAATTGACAGTCCATTATTGCTAGAGCAA GAAATGGTAATAGATCCATCAAAGCAAGTAAAGTTGGGGTATGTGAGTGGACTTGTACCCAGAGAAAAGGCAGTGGCTTTTGAAAGGATTTTGTTCCGTGCAACCAGGGGCAATGTGTTTTTGAAGCAATCTGTAGTTGAAAGTTCTGTTGTTGATCCTGTGTCTAGAGATAAG GTTGAGAAAAATGTATTTGTTGTATTCTATTCTGGTGAAAGAGCAAAAAGCAAAATTGTCAAAATTTGTGAAGCTTTTGGAGCAAACCGTTATCCATTCACTGAGGACATAAGCAAACAATATCAGATGATGACAGAG GTATCTGGAAAACTTACAGAGTTGAGGACCACCATTGATATTGGCTTGGCCCACAGGAGTAATGTATTACAGACAATTGGCTTCCAATTTGAGCAGTGGAATCTTCTG GTGAAGAAGGAAAAATCTATTTACCACACTTTGAATATGCTCAGCATAGATGTGACAAAGAAATGTCTTGTTGCTGAAGGTTGGTGTCCTGTTTTTGCAACTGATCAG ATTCAAAGTGCACTGCAACAGGCAGCTATAGAGAGCAACTCATCAATTGGATCAATATTCCAGGTTTTACAAACAAAGGAATCACCACCTACTTACTTCCGCACAAACAAATTTACTTCTGCCTTTCAAGAAATTGTAGATGCATATGG GATTGCCAAGTACCAGGAAGCAAATCCTGGTGTATATACAATAGTCACATTCCCTTTCCTCTTTGCCGTGATGTTTGGTGATTGGGGACATGGTATTTGCTTGCTGCTGGCCACATTATTTTTAATTCTTAGGGAAAAGAAATTGTCTAGTCAG AAACTGGGAGACATCATGGAAATGACTTTTGGTGGCCGTTATGTTATTATGATGATGGCAATTTTTTCAATCTACACTGGACTAATATACAATGAATTCTTTTCAGTCCCGTTTGAACTTTTTGGTCCCTCTGCCTATGCTTGTCGTGATCCATCATGCAG AGATGCATATACTGCTGGTCTGGTTAAAGTACGTGCTACATATCCATTTGGTGTTGATCCTAAGTGGCATGGAAGCCGGAGTGAGTTACCTTATCTTAACTCATTAAAGATGAAGATGTCAATTTTATTAGGAGTGGCCCAAATGAATCTTGGGATTATGATGAGCTATTTCAACGCAAAGTTCTTTGGAAATAACTTAAATATCTG GTATCAATTTGTTCCCCAGATGATATTCTTGAACAGCTTGTTTGGCTACCTGTCACTCCTCATAATTGTAAAATGGTGCACCGGCTCCCAAGCAGATCTGTACCATGTGATGATATACATGTTTTTAAGTCCAACTGATGATCTGGATGATAATCAACTTTTTGAAGGCCAGAAGTTACTTCAG ATAACGTTACTATTGTTGGCTCTTGTCGCTGTACCATGGATGTTGTTTCCAAAGCCTTTTCTCTTGAAGAAGCAGCATGAGGAA AGGCACCGAGGTCAATCTTATGCACCGCTTGGCAGCACCGAAGACACTTTTGAAATGGATTCCCATTCCGATTCCAGTAAACATGAGGAATTTGAGTTCAGTGAGGTCTTCGTTCACCAAATGATACATACAATAGAGTTCGTGCTTGGAGCAGTATCAAATACAGCTTCATATCTGCGTCTATGGGCACTCAG ttTGGCCCATTCAGAGTTATCAAGTGTATTCTATGACAAAGTTCTACTTCTAGCCTGGGG GTTCAACAACATCATTATTCATATAATCGGTGTAATCGTTTTCGTATTTGCTACTGTTGGTGTGCTTTTAGTGATGGAAACCCTGAGTGCATTTCTACATGCCTTGCGACTTCACTGGGTGGAGTTCCAGAATAAGTTCTATGAGGGAGATGGGTACAGATTCGAACCATATACATTTGGTTTGCTTGGTTCTGAGGATGAATGA
- the LOC136236107 gene encoding cysteine proteinase 15A-like, translated as MLRFSFLIFSLLSVALAVEVSPDELQDPVIQQVVPEAQHDLLNAGHHFTTFKAKFQKNYASQEEHDYRFQVFKANLRRARKHQSMDPSAVHGVTKFSDLTPREFRRQYLGLKKRLRLPADARNAPILPTNDLPADFDWRDRGAVTGVKDQGSCGSCWSFSAAGAMEGAHFLSTGELVSLSEQQLVDCDHECDPEEYGACDAGCNGGLMTSAFEYIYKSGGLEREADYPYTGTDQGSCKFDKSKIVASVSNFSVVSIDEEQIAANLVRNGPLSVGINAVFMQTYMGGVSCPYICSKRQDHGVVLVGYGAAAYSPIRFKDKPFWVIKNSWGENWGENGYYRICRGRNICGIDSMVSTVAAIHSTSH; from the exons ATGCTGCGCTTCTCCTTCCTTATCTTCTCCCTCCTATCAGTCGCTCTCGCCGTCGAAGTTTCTCCCGATGAACTCCAGGATCCCGTGATTCAGCAGGTGGTGCCTGAGGCTCAGCATGACCTCCTCAACGCCGGTCACCACTTCACTACTTTCAAGGCTAAATTCCAGAAAAATTACGCCTCACAGGAGGAGCATGACTACCGATTCCAAGTCTTCAAGGCTAATCTCCGACGAGCGAGGAAGCACCAGTCGATGGATCCTTCCGCTGTCCATGGAGTCACTAAGTTCTCTGACCTCACACCACGTGAGTTTCGCCGCCAGTACCTAGGCTTGAAGAAGCGCCTTCGTCTCCCAGCTGATGCTCGCAATGCGCCGATCCTTCCTACTAACGATCTTCCAGCTGATTTTGATTGGCGTGATCGCGGTGCCGTCACCGGTGTCAAGGATCAG GGATCATGTGGATCGTGCTGGTCGTTCAGTGCCGCCGGAGCTATGGAAGGAGCTCATTTTCTATCAACGGGGGAGCTGGTGAGCTTAAGTGAACAGCAGCTTGTAGATTGTGACCATGAG TGCGATCCAGAAGAATATGGTGCGTGCGATGCAGGGTGTAATGGTGGGTTAATGACCTCTGCGTTTGAGTACATATACAAGAGTGGTGGACTGGAGCGAGAGGCGGACTATCCTTACACCGGAACTGACCAAGGGTCCTGCAAGTTCGACAAGTCAAAGATTGTTGCATCCGTATCTAACTTCAGTGTCGTTTCCATTGATGAAGAGCAAATTGCTGCAAATTTGGTCAGGAATGGTCCACTTTCAG TGGGTATCAATGCAGTGTTTATGCAGACATATATGGGAGGAGTTTCATGCCCATATATTTGCTCAAAGCGTCAGGATCACGGGGTGGTTCTGGTTGGGTATGGAGCCGCAGCATATTCTCCAATCCGTTTTAAGGACAAGCCCTTCTGGGTTATCAAGAACTCATGGGGAGAAAACTGGGGAGAGAATGGCTACTACAGAATCTGCAGGGGTCGGAATATCTGTGGAATAGACTCCATGGTTTCTACTGTTGCTGCTATTCACTCGACATCTCACTAA